The proteins below are encoded in one region of Sedimentibacter sp. zth1:
- a CDS encoding UPF0182 family protein, translated as MKNKSKFGIISISVLLVILLTSFGSILKFITNYLWFNEIGYIKAYLTKIKAELVIGVPLFTILFLIFFFFIKKLMKRNMNSDKMIEITKNKKRANLFIALGSVAISFFFTMGVTSKLWLEILQFFNSQSFNVLDPIFNNDLSFYIFKLPLINTVVGIIINVLFLMIILSVVFNLINGAGKKFKDISQEFTGQGTGGASNIDFSKFANKSTFQRIINQVSFLGFFLLILFGAKIFLSTFDLLYSPRGRVFGAGYTDIAVTLNVYRIMAVLCIISAFTFFYGSRKKNLKIALVVPVVVIAVSIFGSMAAGVVEKFVVEPDQLSKESKYLLNNIKYTQLAYGLDNVEELDFDVDDSLTKEQIENNKEVIENIRINDKAPLNQVYNKLQGIRPYYVFNDVDIDRYYIDGKYKQVYLSSRELDQSLLNDQAKTWINQYLKYTHGYGIALSQVNKVTPQGQPELLIKDIPPVSNTDLEITRPEIYFGEKTNDYVIVNTDENEFDYPAGSDNVETKYEGTAGINLTFMNKLLFSIRQGSYKLLISNNINKESKIVINRNIIKRVQEIAPFLSFENDPYVVINKDDGKLYWIIDGFTMTNRYPYSQPISDSKINYLRNSVKVVVDAYNGDTDFYIVDESDPIVMTYNEIFKELFKPMSEMPDEIKSHIRYSKEMFNIQADLYRTYHMENPTVFFGREDNWDISKQKYMAGEEKVIPNYYMFKLPGEEEIEFLLTIPYTPQAKDNMSAMLVARNDGENYGELLLYKFPKNKTIQGTALIESKIDQDTEISSQLTLWSQKGSNVLRGNTLVIPIQNSLLYVEPIYMQADTQSNFPEMKMVIVAYNDKIVMESTLDKALDKILGSIYSENFNPQEPIVDNGTEDKTIEQLVKQSNTLFVEADNALKSGDWALYGEKINLLENTLKKLNQIIGVDETKTNEEIQENINNEDNTDSEGNE; from the coding sequence ATGAAAAACAAAAGCAAATTTGGAATTATTAGTATTAGTGTTTTACTTGTTATACTTTTAACCTCATTTGGATCTATTTTAAAATTTATAACTAATTATTTATGGTTTAATGAAATTGGTTATATAAAGGCATATTTAACTAAAATAAAAGCTGAATTAGTTATTGGAGTGCCGCTATTTACAATATTATTTTTAATATTTTTCTTTTTTATAAAGAAACTTATGAAGAGAAATATGAACAGTGATAAAATGATTGAAATTACTAAAAATAAAAAAAGAGCAAATCTTTTTATAGCTTTAGGGTCAGTAGCAATAAGCTTCTTTTTTACAATGGGGGTTACTTCAAAATTATGGCTAGAAATTCTACAATTTTTTAATAGTCAAAGTTTTAATGTATTGGATCCAATTTTTAATAACGATTTATCTTTTTATATATTTAAGTTACCACTTATAAATACTGTTGTAGGAATTATTATAAATGTATTATTTTTAATGATTATATTATCAGTAGTATTTAATTTAATAAATGGAGCAGGTAAAAAATTTAAAGATATTTCTCAAGAGTTTACTGGACAAGGAACTGGTGGAGCTTCAAATATTGATTTTTCAAAGTTTGCTAATAAAAGTACTTTCCAGCGTATAATTAACCAAGTATCTTTTCTAGGATTTTTTCTATTAATTTTATTTGGAGCAAAGATATTTTTATCAACTTTTGATTTATTATATTCACCAAGAGGAAGAGTATTTGGTGCGGGTTATACAGATATAGCAGTTACATTAAACGTATATAGAATTATGGCTGTATTGTGTATAATTTCAGCATTTACATTTTTCTACGGTTCAAGAAAGAAAAATCTTAAAATTGCTTTAGTTGTTCCAGTAGTTGTTATAGCTGTTTCTATTTTTGGAAGTATGGCTGCTGGTGTGGTAGAAAAATTTGTAGTTGAACCTGATCAATTATCAAAAGAATCAAAATATTTATTAAATAATATAAAATATACACAGTTAGCTTATGGTCTTGATAATGTTGAGGAGCTTGATTTTGATGTTGATGATAGTCTTACTAAAGAACAAATAGAAAATAATAAAGAAGTAATAGAGAACATAAGAATTAATGATAAAGCACCATTAAATCAAGTGTACAATAAACTACAAGGTATAAGACCATACTATGTTTTTAACGATGTAGATATTGATAGATATTATATAGATGGCAAGTATAAACAGGTATATTTATCTTCAAGGGAATTGGATCAAAGTTTATTAAATGATCAAGCTAAAACTTGGATAAACCAATATTTAAAATATACACATGGTTATGGTATAGCATTATCTCAAGTAAACAAAGTAACGCCACAAGGACAGCCAGAATTATTGATTAAGGATATTCCACCAGTATCAAACACTGATTTAGAGATAACTAGACCAGAAATATATTTTGGTGAGAAAACAAATGATTATGTTATTGTAAATACAGACGAAAATGAATTTGACTATCCAGCTGGTTCTGATAATGTTGAAACAAAATACGAAGGTACTGCTGGTATTAATTTAACATTTATGAATAAATTATTATTTTCTATTAGACAAGGTAGCTATAAATTATTGATATCAAACAATATCAATAAAGAAAGTAAAATTGTTATTAATAGAAATATTATAAAAAGAGTACAAGAAATAGCACCATTTTTATCTTTTGAGAATGATCCATATGTAGTTATAAACAAAGACGATGGTAAATTATATTGGATAATTGACGGATTTACAATGACTAATAGGTATCCATATTCGCAACCAATTTCTGATTCTAAAATAAACTATTTAAGAAATTCAGTAAAGGTTGTAGTTGATGCATATAATGGAGATACAGATTTTTATATAGTAGATGAATCTGATCCTATTGTAATGACATACAATGAAATATTTAAAGAGCTATTTAAGCCTATGAGTGAAATGCCAGATGAAATTAAATCTCATATAAGATATTCTAAAGAAATGTTTAACATACAAGCTGATCTTTACAGAACTTACCATATGGAAAATCCAACAGTATTCTTTGGAAGAGAAGATAATTGGGATATTTCTAAGCAAAAATATATGGCTGGTGAAGAAAAAGTTATACCAAACTATTATATGTTTAAACTTCCAGGAGAAGAGGAAATAGAATTTTTATTGACAATACCTTATACACCACAAGCTAAGGACAATATGTCTGCAATGCTAGTAGCAAGAAATGATGGAGAAAATTATGGTGAGTTATTGTTGTATAAATTCCCTAAAAACAAAACTATACAGGGTACAGCTTTAATTGAGTCAAAGATTGACCAAGATACAGAAATTTCATCTCAATTAACACTCTGGAGCCAAAAAGGTTCAAATGTATTAAGAGGAAATACTTTGGTTATACCAATACAAAATTCATTGTTATATGTTGAACCTATTTATATGCAGGCAGATACTCAAAGTAATTTTCCTGAAATGAAAATGGTAATAGTTGCATATAACGATAAAATTGTAATGGAATCAACATTAGATAAAGCACTTGATAAAATATTAGGTAGCATTTATTCTGAAAATTTCAATCCACAAGAACCAATTGTCGATAATGGAACAGAAGATAAAACAATAGAACAATTAGTTAAACAATCGAATACTTTATTTGTAGAAGCTGATAATGCTCTTAAGAGTGGAGATTGGGCATTATATGGTGAAAAAATTAATTTATTAGAAAACACTTTGAAAAAGTTAAATCAAATAATAGGTGTAGATGAAACTAAGACAAATGAAGAGATTCAAGAAAATATAAATAATGAAGATAATACAGATTCAGAAGGTAACGAGTAA
- a CDS encoding STAS domain-containing protein, with protein MSLILEENKECEENYIEVLPIGEVDIYTSPKFKENVLNTINNSNKNIIINAEKLEYLDSTGLGALMSILKTTKENHIEIKIKNLKPNIYKLFDITGLNKVFNIEV; from the coding sequence ATGTCACTAATATTAGAAGAAAATAAAGAATGTGAAGAAAATTATATTGAAGTATTACCAATAGGTGAAGTAGATATTTATACGTCTCCTAAATTTAAAGAAAATGTTTTAAATACTATTAATAATTCTAACAAAAATATTATAATAAATGCCGAAAAGCTTGAGTATTTAGATAGTACTGGTTTAGGAGCATTAATGAGTATTTTAAAAACTACAAAAGAAAATCATATAGAAATAAAAATTAAAAATTTAAAACCAAATATATATAAGTTATTTGATATTACTGGTTTAAATAAAGTTTTTAATATAGAAGTGTGA
- a CDS encoding histidine kinase: MDTIKLEIPKKSEFISCVRLTTSSISNYYNFDIDKINDIKVIISEICTFFINSIKDNNEPFLIEYFLNDNEIEITVTDKNKEMLSKSAIEDSEMFVLIIDSLADYYNINYENNNITFKLKHSK, translated from the coding sequence ATGGATACTATTAAACTCGAAATACCTAAGAAATCTGAATTTATTAGTTGTGTAAGATTAACAACTTCTTCGATTTCTAATTATTATAATTTTGATATAGATAAAATTAATGATATTAAGGTTATAATATCAGAAATTTGTACATTTTTTATTAATAGTATTAAAGATAATAATGAACCGTTTTTAATAGAATATTTTTTGAATGATAATGAAATAGAAATTACGGTTACAGATAAAAACAAAGAAATGTTGTCAAAAAGTGCTATAGAAGATAGTGAAATGTTTGTTTTGATAATTGATAGTTTAGCAGATTATTATAATATAAATTATGAAAACAATAATATTACATTTAAATTAAAACACTCTAAATAG
- a CDS encoding SigB/SigF/SigG family RNA polymerase sigma factor: MNDTRNEIRNYDIFNTYSKEKSVKIRNQIFNKYQYLAEIISKKYINKGVEYEDLYQIASIGLIYAIERYDVSRGFEFTSFATPTILGEIKKYFRDKGWSIKVPRRIQEISKKINIVNETLSFSLNRVPTVKEIADYLKYSEEEVLEAMEAGKLFTTQSLNVTYDSGSDSKEIELVDTIKDNKDSYEIFENNDFIKNSLNLLNELEKKIIIERFFNSKTQIEIAKNLNISQMTVSRLEKKALQKLNALVDK, translated from the coding sequence GTGAATGATACTAGAAATGAGATAAGAAACTATGATATTTTTAATACTTATAGCAAAGAAAAAAGTGTTAAAATAAGAAACCAAATATTTAATAAGTATCAATACCTTGCAGAAATTATATCAAAAAAATATATAAATAAGGGTGTTGAGTACGAGGATCTATATCAAATAGCAAGTATTGGATTAATATACGCTATAGAAAGATATGATGTATCAAGAGGTTTTGAATTTACGAGTTTTGCTACACCAACTATACTTGGAGAAATTAAAAAGTATTTTAGGGATAAGGGTTGGTCTATAAAAGTGCCTAGGCGTATTCAAGAAATATCTAAAAAAATAAATATTGTAAATGAAACTTTATCGTTTAGTCTTAATAGGGTTCCAACGGTCAAAGAAATTGCAGATTATTTAAAATATTCTGAAGAAGAAGTTTTGGAAGCAATGGAGGCTGGAAAGTTGTTTACTACTCAGTCTTTAAATGTGACTTATGATAGTGGTAGCGATAGTAAAGAAATAGAATTAGTTGACACTATTAAAGATAATAAAGATAGTTATGAAATTTTTGAAAACAATGATTTTATAAAAAATTCATTAAATTTACTAAATGAGCTAGAAAAAAAGATTATAATAGAGAGGTTCTTTAATAGTAAAACTCAAATTGAAATAGCAAAAAATCTTAATATTTCACAAATGACAGTATCAAGACTAGAAAAAAAAGCACTACAAAAATTAAATGCATTAGTTGACAAATAG